In Nostocoides sp. HKS02, the DNA window ACGTCGAGATCCCCAAGATCGTCCGCGACACCGTGCTCGGCATCGGCTACGACTCGTCCACCAAGGGCTTCGACGGCGCCTCCTGCGGCGTCGAGGTGTCGATCGGGCAGCAGAGCCCCGACATCGCCCAGGGCGTCGACACGGCATACGAGAACCGCACGGGCGGCGTCGACCCGCTCGACAAGCAGGGCGCGGGCGACCAGGGCCTGATGTTCGGCTACGCGTGCGACGACACCGCCGAGTTCATGCCGCTGCCGATCTTCCTCGCCCACCGTCTGGCCGAGCGCCTGTCGGCCGTCCGCAAGAGCGGCGAGGTCGCCTACCTGCGGCCGGACGGCAAGACCCAGGTGACCATCTCCTACGACGGCGACAAGGCGGTCAAGCTCGACACCGTCGTGCTGTCGACCCAGCACGCTGCCGACATCTCCCTCGACGAGCTGTTGACCCCCGACATCGAGCAGCACGTGATCCAGCCGGTGCTCGCGCAGCTGGCCGAGGAGGGCACCGAGCTCGACACCTCGTCCTACCGCTCGCTGATCAACCCCACGGGTCGCTTCGAGATCGGTGGTCCGATGGGCGACGCCGGCCTCACCGGTCGCAAGATCATCGTCGACACCTACGGCGGCATGGCTCGCCACGGTGGCGGCGCCTTCTCCGGCAAGGACCCGTCGAAGGTCGACCGCTCCGCCGCGTACGCGATGCGCTGGGTGGCCAAGAACATCGTCGCCGCGGGCCTGGCCCGCCGCTGTGAGGTGCAGGTCGCGTACGCCATCGGCAAGGCCCAGCCGGTCGGGCTCTACGTCGAGACCTTCGGCACCGAGACCGAGCCGGTCGATGCGATCCAGTCCGCAATCACGTCGGTCTTCGACCTGCGTCCCGCGGCGATCGTCCACGACCTCGACCTGCTGCGCCCGATCTACAAGCCCACGGCGGCCTACGGCCACTTCGGCCGCACCCATGTCGACGGGGTCACCAACCCGTTCACGTGGGAGCGGACCGACCGGGTCGAGGCCCTCCAGAGGGCCGTCAAGGGCTAGTCCTGCACCCGCGGTGCCCGCGGCGCGACCGCGGCGCTGTCACCACGCGGGCATAGGTTCCCTCCCATGAGCGGATCGAGTGCGAGCGAGCAGCTGGAGCTGATCCGCTCCGCGATGCCGCCTGCCCCGCGGCGCAGTCGTCCACGTCCCGACCAGGCCGCCGCGTCCGTCGACCCGGTGGCCTCGGTTGTGGTCGACACCGGGCTGGCGCACCTCGACCGACCCTTCGAGTACCTCGTGCCCGAGGCACTGGCCGAGACCGCTGTGCCCGGGGTGCGCGTCAAGGTGCGGTTCGCCGGGCAGGACCTCGACGGCTTCGTGCTGGCCCGGCGTGCCGTGGCCGAGCACGACGGGCGGCTCGCGCCGCTGCGGCGGGTGGTCTCGCCCGAGCCCGTGCTCACGCCGCCGCTGCTCGCCCTCACCCAGTCGGTCGCCGCACGCTACGCGGGCACCCTGGGTGACGTCCTGCGGCTGGCACTGCCCCCGCGCCACGCCGCAGCCGAGCGCGCGCTCGCCCTCGAGGCCCCGGTGCCGGACCCGCTGCCCGCCTGGCCCGGTGCGGGGCCGGCGTGGGTTCGCTATGCCGCAGGCCCGGCCTATGTCTCCCGCCTGGCCGCCGGTGGGTCCCCGGCCGCGTCGTGGTTGGCGCTGCCCTCGGTGGACCCACTGGCTGACTGGCCGGCTGCCCTCGCTGCCGCGGCGGCGGCGACGCTGGCCAGCGGCCGGGGCAGCGTGATCGTCGTCCCCGACCACCGTGACGTGGCTCGGGTCGACGCCGCACTCACCGAGGCACTGGGGCGGGGTCGACATGTGCGGCTCACGGCCGACCAGGGCCCACAGGCGCGCTACACCGCCTGGCTCAAGGTCCTCCGGGGCCACGTCTCCGTCGTCGTGGGCACCCGGGCCGCGGCCTTCGCACCGGTCCGCGACCTCGGCCTGGTGGCCTGGTGGGACGACGGCGACGACGTGCTCGAGGAGCCCCGTGCGCCGTACCCCCACGTCCGTGAGGTGCTGCTCGAGCGCGGTCGGCTCGAGGGCGCCGCAGTGCTGTCCGGGGGTTCACCCGCTCGGTCGCCGTGCACCAGCTCGTCGAGTCCGGTGCGCTGCGCCCGATCGTGGCCACCGCCGTGCGCGACGCCGTCCCGCGGGTCGTCGTGGCGGGCGAGGGCGTCGAGGTCGAGCGTGACCCGGCGGCCGCCTCGGCCCACCTGCCGTCCGTCGCGTGGCGCACCGCCAAGGCCGCGCTGGGGTCCGGTCCGGTGCTCGTGCAGGTGCCCCGCCGGGGCTACGTCCCGTCCCTGTCCTGCCAGACCTGTCGGACCCCGGTGCGGTGCGCGCACTGCGCCGGCCCGGTGGCCGTGTCGGGCCGGGGAGCGGAGCCGGCCTGTCGGTGGTGCGGTCGCGGGGTCGGCCGGTTCGAGTGCCGGGCCTGCGGTGGCCGCGAGCTGCGGTCGTCAGTCGTCGGCGCTCGGCGCACCGCCGAGGAGCTGGGCCGGGCCTTCCCCGGCGTGCCGGTGCACACCTCCGGGGCCGGCGCGGTCCTCGAGCGGGTGGCGTCCACCCCCGCGCTGGTGATTGCGACCCCGGGTGCCGAGCCCGTCGCCGAGGGGGGGTTATGCCGCGTGCCTGCTCCTCGACGCGTGGGCGAGCCTCGACCGACCCACCCTCGACGCCGGCGAGGAGGCACTGCGCCGGTGGATGGCCGCGGCCGGGCTGACCCGGGGCGCGGCGGCGGGCGGCCAGCTGGTCCTGTGCGGGGCGCCCACCCACACCACCCTTCCCCCGGTCGAGGCCCTGGTCCGGTGGGACCCGGGCTGGTTCGCGGGGCGAGAGCTGGCCGAGCGGGTGCCGCTGTCCCTGCCGCCGACCGTCGCGATGGCCACTGTGACGGGCGAACGCCGCGCGGTGGAGGCCGCCCTGCGCCACGCCGACCTCGGTGACGACGTGGAGCGGCTCGGGCCCCTGCCGGCTGGCGAGACCGACGTCCGGGTGGTCCTGCGGGCGCCGCTCGAGCGCCGGGCGGCGCTGTCGGCCGCCCTCGCGGGTGTGAAGGCCGTGCGCAGTGCCCGCAAGGAGCGAGCGGTGATCCAGGTCCGGGTCGACCCGCCCGACCCCGCCCGATGACGCCGGTCTGGCGGGTCTGGCGGGTCTGGCGGGTCCGCGCGGGGTGCGCCCGCGGCATACACTTGGCCGCTCCGCCCCCGCCCCCAGGAAGCCAGCCAGCCCTTGTCGATCCAGAACATCCGCCTCTTCGGTGACCCGGTCCTGCGCACCCCGGCCGAGCCGGTCGTCGACTTCGACCGCGAGCTGCGCCAGCTGGTCAAGGACCTCACCGACACGATGATGGACGCGCCCGGCGCGGGGCTGGCCGCCCCCCAGATCGGCGTGGGCCTGCGGGTGTTCACGTACTGGATCGACGGCGAGCTGGGTCACCTCGTCAATCCGGACCTCGAGCTCTCCACGGAGCTCCAGGACGGCGAGGAGGGCTGCCTGTCGTTCCCCGGGCTGCGGTTCGAGACCCCACGGGCGCTGCGCACCGTCGCAGCGGGGTTCAACCAGTTCGGCGAGCCCGTCACGATCGAGGGCTCCGAGCTGATGGCGCGCTGCCTGCAGCACGAGACCGACCACCTCGACGGCATCCTGTTCATCGACCGGATGGACCGCGAGCAGCGCAAGGCCGCGATGCGGGCGATCCGTGAGGCCGAGTGGGCGGGCGGTCCGACACCGACCGTCAAGCTCAGCCCGCACTCGACCTTCGGGCGGGGCATGTGAGCCTGCGCCTGGTCTTCGCGGGCACTCCTGAGGCGGCCCTGCCCTCCCTGGATGCCCTCCTCGCCTCCGACCACGAGGTGGTGGCGGTGGTGACCCGGCCCGACGCGCCTGCGGGTCGCGGGCGCGGCCTCACCGCGTCGCCGGTGCGAGAGCGGGCCGAGGCCCACGGCATCGAGGTGCTCACGCCCCAGCGCCCGAGCGAGCCGGAGTTCCAGAAGCGCCTCCGTGAGCTCGCACCCGACGCGTGTCCGGTCGTGGCCTATGGCGCGCTGATCCCGCGCTCCGCCCTCGACATCCCGACCCACGGTTGGGTCAACCTGCACTTCTCGTTGCTGCCCGCCTGGCGTGGAGCGGCGCCGGTCCAGCACGCCGTGATGGCGGGCGACGAGGTCACCGGTGCCTCGACCTTCCTCATCGAAGAGGGCCTCGACACCGGACCGGTGTTCGGCGTCATGACCGAGCGCATCCGCCCGACCGATACCGCGGGCGACCTGCTGGGCCGTCTCGCGCACGGCGGGGCTGGCCTGCTCGTCGCCACCATGGACGGCCTTGCCGACGGGTCGTTGCAGCCGGTGCCACAGAGCCCCGAAGGCATCTCGCACGCGCCGAAGCTCGAGGTGGCCGATGCCCGGGTGCGCTGGGGGCGTCCGGCCGCAGCCGTCGACCGGCTCGTCCGCGGGTGCACCCCGGCGCCGGGCGCGTGGACGCTTGTTCCGTGGCGAGCGGGTCAAGCTGCTGCCCGTCGGGCACGTGGGTCCGGGTGGACCGATCGAGCCCGAGGCGTATGCCGACCGGCCCTTGGCACCGGGCGAGCTGGCTGTGACGAAGCGTGAGGTGCTCGTGGGCACCGGCACGGCGCCGGTGCGCCTCTCCGAGGTCCGCCCGCACGGCAAGAAGCAGATGGCGGCGGCCGACTGGGCTCGCGGCGTCCGGATCGAGGCAGGGGAGCGCTTCACCGATGAGTGAGAACGCCGGCGGCGGACGCCGCAACGCCAAGGGTCGCCAGCGGCCCGAGCGAGCCCACGGCGACACCGAGCGCTCTGCACAGCGCCCCGCCGAGCGCAGCCGCACCACCGACCCGCAGCGCCTCGCGGCATACACCGTGCTGCGTGCGGTTGCCGACGGTGCCTATGCCAACCTCGAGCTGCCCACGGTGTTGCGCGAGAAGGGGATCCGGGGTCGCGACGCGGCCTTCACCACCGAGCTTGTCTACGGCGCCGTGCGGATGCGCGGGCTGTACGACGCCGTCATCGCCGTCGCCGCCGCTCGTCCGGTGGGCAAGATCGACCCGAACGTGCTCGACACGCTGCGCCTCGGGGTCCACCAGCTGCTGGGTATGCGCGTCGCCACCCATGCCGCGGTCGACGAGACCGTCGGTCTGGCCCGCAAGGTCAACGGTGCCGGAGCCGCAGGCTTCGTGAACGCGGTCATGCGCCGGGTCAGCGAGCGCTCCCTCGAGGAGTGGCTGGCCGAGGTCGCCCCCGGCGGCGGTGATCTGGTGGCGCGACTGGCCGTCGAGCACTCCCACCCCGAGTGGATCGTCAAGGCGCTCCGCGCGGCCCTGCTGGGCCACGGGGCCTCGGCCGCCCCCTCGATCGACGCCGACCTGACTGCCCTGCTCGCGACCGACAACGCGCCGGCCAAGGTGTCCCTCGTGGCCCGCCCGGGGTTGGCCACGGTCGCCGAGCTCGTCGCCGCAGGCGCCGAGCGCTCCTCGCTGTCCGCCGTCGGCGCGGTCCTGCCGGCGGGTGACCCGGGCGGCATCGAAGCGGTGCGCGAGGGCCGCGCTGCAGTCCAGGACGAAGGCTCGCAGCTCGTCGCGCTCGCACTCGCAGCAGTCCCGGTCGACCACGCCGGCCCCGAGCAGTGGCTCGACCTGTGCGCAGGGCCGGGTGGCAAGGCCGGGCTGCTCGCCGCGCTGGCGATCGAGGCTGGGGCGGACCTCGTCGCCAACGAGCTGAGCGACCACCGGGCCACGCTGGTGCGCCAAACCCTGCGACCGGCCACGGCGCTCGCCCGGGCGCAGGGGCGCACCCTCGAGGTCCGCACCGGCGACGGGCGCACCATCGGCGAGGACGAGCCCGGCCGCTACCACCGGGTGCTCGTCGATGCTCCGTGCACGGGACTCGGAGCCCTGCGCCGACGCCCCGAGGCGCGCTGGCGCCGGTCGCCGGCGGACCTCGCCGACCTCGGCCGGCTGCAGCGCGAGCTGCTCGCGTCGGCCATCGAGGCGACGACGGGTGGGGGAGTCATCGCGTATGCCACGTGCAGCCCGCACCTCGCCGAGACGCTTGTTCGTGGTCGGTGACGTGACCAAGCGGCGCGACGACGTCGAGCTGATCGACGCGCGTGACTATCTCGTTGACGCCAAAGGCGATGCTGTGCCCGTGCCGGGCAGCGGACCGGCCGTGCAGCTGTGGCCGCACCTGCACGGCACCGACGGGATGTTCCTCGCGCTGCTGCGCAAGCTCGCGTGACCCGAGCCGGTTGCGCTAGGCCGCCTGGGAGCTGAAGTCGCGCGGCCCCGTGTGGTGACGGCGCCCGGTCGGTGCGGTCCAGGTGCAGAACCCCTGGTCGTCCATGGTGACGGTCCACCCGGCATGGTGCTTGAAGCCGTGGTGGGCGGTGCACAGGCACTGGAGGTTGGCGGCCTCGGTCGGTCCGAGCGGCGCCGGGACCACGTGGTCGAGCTGGCAGCGCTCGGCGGCCGTGCGGCAGCCAGGGAACCGGCAGTGGCCGTCGCGCAGCCGCACCGCAGCGGCCAGCGCCTTGCCGGGCCGATACGTGGTCGGGTCCTGGTAGCGCAGGGTCCCGGTGCCGGGATGTCGCGCCGCGAGGCGCACCCGCAGGTCCGGGTCGGCGACGAGCTGTTCGAGGTGCGTGGGGAGGATCATCCCCACTCGGGGATCCTCGACGGGATCTCGCAGGCGCCCTCGGACCGGCACCATCGCCCGGAGCCCCGGACGGCAGCCGCACTCGCCCTCCTCGGGCTGTGGCCCGGCGAACAGGCCGCCGGCGTCGGCGCACCCGGCACAGACTCGCTCTCCGATCGCCCGGAACTCGACCTCGCCTTCCACCTCACCAGGCAACGGAGCCACGAAGGTCACCGTGGTCGTGACCTGCACCTCGCTGAGCGCGAGGTCGACCAGCGCGTCGGCCCGGGCCGCGCCGATGGGCAGGTGCGGGTTGGCGAGCGCGTAGTCCGCGGCGAGCGTCTCGACGGCTGCCCATAGTCGCGATGACTGAGCGGACGGGAGCGACATCGTCCACGTCGTCATCCCCGGCTCGTCGCCCGCGCGCACCGTGACGTGACGTCCGGTGCGTCCCCGCGCCGCTGCGGCGAGGAGGCTCTCGGCATCCGCCCGTGCCGCGGCGCGCCGGGCGCGCTCGGCCAGCGAGGACCGGTCCAGCTGCGCGACGTCGCGGTCGTACAACCGCGCCTCGAACTCCTCGAGCCGGTCCAACCGGACGTCGCGGGCAGCCCGGGCGATGGCCTCGACCCGGTACGGCTCGAGCTCGCCGTCCCACGCCATCGCGTGGGTGCGTTCCAGGCTCCTGGTGACCACCCGGGCCTGGAACACCCGGGTCGCCATCGTCCTCGGCGACAGGTGCAGCAGCGGCGCCAGGCTCGCCGCGGACGCCAGCTGGGGGTCGATCGGCAACCGCTCGCCGACGCGGCGTCGCTGGGGGTGACCCTCGGCCTCGGCCTCCTCACGGGCCCGGAGGGCAGCGTCCTCCAGGCGCTCGGCGTGCACGTCGACGGCCCGGGCCCTCGGCGTGCACGTCGACGGCCCGGGCCTGGCGCGCGGCAAGGGCGTTGATCGCGCGCTGCGTCGCGATGACCATGATCTCGGCCTGCTCGACGGTCATGGCGTCGAGGTCCTCGGAGGTGACGGCAAGGGCAGCCGCACCCAACACCTCTGGCGAGAGCCCGGGCGCCTCCTTGAAAGACCAGTCGAACATGTGTTCGATTCTAGCGTCCAGGATCGTTGTACCGCAACCCCTCAGTGTCCCAAACTCCAATGGTCTCAAGCCAATTCGGCCGCCCGAGTGTGTGTTCCGTGAGCCCGATAGAGTGTGCGCCGTGCAGATCTCACCGAGCATCCTGTCCGCCGACTTCGCCAATCTCCAGAGCGAGCTCAACCGCATCGGCAACGCGGACTGGGCCCACGTGGACGTCATGGACGGTCACTTCGTCCCCAACCTCACCCTGGGCCTGCCGGTCGTGGAGGCGCTCGCCAAGGTCAGCCCGATCCCGCTGGACTGCCACCTGATGATCGACGATCCCGACCGCTGGGCGCCGAAGTATGCCGAGGCCGGGGCGGCGTCGGTGACCTTCCACATCGAGGCTGCTGCCGGTCCACGAGCCCTCGCTCGCACCCTGCGCGCGGCGGGTGCCCGCGCGGGCATGGCCATCAAGCCCGGCACCGCGTTCGGCCCCTACGAGGAGCTGCTGACCGACCTCGACATGGTGCTGGTCATGACGGTGGAGCCCGGCTTCGGCGGCCAGTCGTTCATGGCGGACCAGATGCCCAAGGTCGCCCAGGTGCGTGAGGCCGTCCGGCGCCGGGGCGGCGAGGTCTGGGTGCAGGTCGACGGTGGGGTCTCCGCCTCGACCATCGAGCAGTGTGCCGAGGCCGGCGCGGACGTCTTCGTCGCCGGGTCTGCGGTCTACGGCGCACAGGACGCCGCGGCTGCGGTGGACGAGCTGCGCGCCCTGGCCAGCGCCCACGCGCACTGACGCGCCCACGGGCACTGACACGCCCACGGGCACTGACGCGCGCCGGGTGAGGACCGTCACGCTGACCGTACTGTCCGGCTCTGGTGCCTCGCTGGCATACTGTTCCCTGACGTGCTCCGGGGTCGGTGTAACTCCGAACCGGCGGTGACAGTCCGCGACCCGACCGCAGCCAGCGGCCGGTTGACTGGGTGGAACTCCCAGACCGACGGTGAAAGTCCGGA includes these proteins:
- the metK gene encoding methionine adenosyltransferase, whose product is MSARLFTSESVTEGHPDKICDQISDSILDAMLDQDPGSRVAVETMVTTGLVHVAGEVTTEAYVEIPKIVRDTVLGIGYDSSTKGFDGASCGVEVSIGQQSPDIAQGVDTAYENRTGGVDPLDKQGAGDQGLMFGYACDDTAEFMPLPIFLAHRLAERLSAVRKSGEVAYLRPDGKTQVTISYDGDKAVKLDTVVLSTQHAADISLDELLTPDIEQHVIQPVLAQLAEEGTELDTSSYRSLINPTGRFEIGGPMGDAGLTGRKIIVDTYGGMARHGGGAFSGKDPSKVDRSAAYAMRWVAKNIVAAGLARRCEVQVAYAIGKAQPVGLYVETFGTETEPVDAIQSAITSVFDLRPAAIVHDLDLLRPIYKPTAAYGHFGRTHVDGVTNPFTWERTDRVEALQRAVKG
- the def gene encoding peptide deformylase — translated: MSIQNIRLFGDPVLRTPAEPVVDFDRELRQLVKDLTDTMMDAPGAGLAAPQIGVGLRVFTYWIDGELGHLVNPDLELSTELQDGEEGCLSFPGLRFETPRALRTVAAGFNQFGEPVTIEGSELMARCLQHETDHLDGILFIDRMDREQRKAAMRAIREAEWAGGPTPTVKLSPHSTFGRGM
- a CDS encoding HNH endonuclease signature motif containing protein, whose product is MHAERLEDAALRAREEAEAEGHPQRRRVGERLPIDPQLASAASLAPLLHLSPRTMATRVFQARVVTRSLERTHAMAWDGELEPYRVEAIARAARDVRLDRLEEFEARLYDRDVAQLDRSSLAERARRAAARADAESLLAAAARGRTGRHVTVRAGDEPGMTTWTMSLPSAQSSRLWAAVETLAADYALANPHLPIGAARADALVDLALSEVQVTTTVTFVAPLPGEVEGEVEFRAIGERVCAGCADAGGLFAGPQPEEGECGCRPGLRAMVPVRGRLRDPVEDPRVGMILPTHLEQLVADPDLRVRLAARHPGTGTLRYQDPTTYRPGKALAAAVRLRDGHCRFPGCRTAAERCQLDHVVPAPLGPTEAANLQCLCTAHHGFKHHAGWTVTMDDQGFCTWTAPTGRRHHTGPRDFSSQAA
- the rpe gene encoding ribulose-phosphate 3-epimerase, with amino-acid sequence MQISPSILSADFANLQSELNRIGNADWAHVDVMDGHFVPNLTLGLPVVEALAKVSPIPLDCHLMIDDPDRWAPKYAEAGAASVTFHIEAAAGPRALARTLRAAGARAGMAIKPGTAFGPYEELLTDLDMVLVMTVEPGFGGQSFMADQMPKVAQVREAVRRRGGEVWVQVDGGVSASTIEQCAEAGADVFVAGSAVYGAQDAAAAVDELRALASAHAH